A genomic window from Anthocerotibacter panamensis C109 includes:
- the pgsA gene encoding CDP-diacylglycerol--glycerol-3-phosphate 3-phosphatidyltransferase has translation MQIKSSLNLPTIVTLTRLLAVPGIFMLAEPTGAGRWWAAGLFLAGALTDWLDGYLARRLNQVTDLGKFLDPLVDKLLVLAPLLILVQFQEVPAWGVFLILLRELGIAGWRVNQPKVTGANWGGKVKTVVQVIAITALLLQLPGALILFWLAVAVTLWSGWNYLKA, from the coding sequence ATGCAGATCAAGTCATCACTCAACCTGCCGACCATCGTGACGCTGACCCGGCTGTTGGCAGTTCCGGGAATTTTTATGCTAGCTGAGCCGACAGGAGCAGGACGTTGGTGGGCAGCCGGACTCTTTTTAGCGGGAGCGCTGACCGATTGGTTAGACGGCTATCTCGCCCGCCGCTTAAATCAAGTGACCGATTTGGGGAAGTTTCTGGATCCTCTTGTCGATAAGCTCCTCGTCTTGGCACCCTTGCTCATCCTGGTGCAGTTTCAGGAAGTACCTGCCTGGGGTGTTTTTCTCATCCTGTTGCGCGAGTTGGGGATTGCAGGATGGCGCGTAAATCAGCCTAAGGTTACAGGGGCCAACTGGGGAGGCAAAGTCAAAACTGTAGTTCAGGTCATTGCCATCACCGCCCTGCTCTTACAACTCCCCGGAGCCCTCATCCTCTTCTGGCTGGCGGTGGCTGTGACCCTTTGGTCGGGTTGGAATTACCTCAAAGCATGA
- a CDS encoding helix-turn-helix domain-containing protein yields the protein MGKAGKALKQVLEARSISQNKLATTLGVGRSNVYRWVNELRDPTAETVTNIVSALQEINPTAADDFIKLYLGEPQQKRD from the coding sequence ATGGGAAAAGCAGGAAAGGCACTCAAGCAAGTCTTGGAAGCCCGTAGCATCAGTCAGAATAAATTGGCTACGACCCTGGGAGTCGGGCGTTCCAACGTTTATCGATGGGTTAATGAACTACGAGATCCTACGGCTGAAACCGTAACCAACATTGTGAGTGCCCTCCAAGAAATAAATCCTACAGCAGCAGATGATTTTATTAAGTTGTATCTAGGTGAGCCTCAACAAAAAAGAGACTGA
- a CDS encoding DNA phosphorothioation system restriction enzyme, whose amino-acid sequence MNPTSLEISNRYTTNSSKYLPSYPRLPAILQLRVYQKQAIKNWFDNKGRGTLKMATGSGKTITSLAVTCELYQKINLQALLVVCPYRHLVVQWAREAQKFGLEPILAFESVQDWQTELSSQLYQIRIGSQKFLTVITTNATLMGQGLQSQLRYLPEKTLIIGDEAHNLGARRLEASLPRNIGLRLALSATPERYFDDAGTQALLNYFGPVLQPEFTLADAIQQGALVHYLYYPILVELTEREAETYVSLTVKIGQMISLRSEGEENEGLTALLMQRARLIGSAANKLTALRELMHSRPNTQHTLFYCGDGSVEDETSEESRRQLEAVTRLLGNELGFRVNTYTAETPLENREKLRDQLERGELQGLVAIRCLDEGVDIPAIRTAVILASSGNPRQFIQRRGRILRPTPGKKRATLFDMIVVPPDLDRATLEVERSLMRRELQRFVEFADLADNSGEARRKLLPLQEKYGLMDL is encoded by the coding sequence ATAAACCCCACTTCTTTAGAAATTTCAAATAGATATACTACTAACTCATCTAAATATTTACCCAGTTATCCTAGGCTTCCCGCAATTCTCCAGCTTCGTGTTTATCAGAAACAGGCTATCAAGAATTGGTTTGATAATAAGGGGAGAGGAACATTAAAAATGGCTACGGGTAGTGGTAAAACCATTACTTCCCTAGCTGTCACTTGTGAGCTTTATCAAAAAATAAATCTGCAAGCGCTCTTAGTCGTTTGTCCTTATCGCCATCTTGTGGTGCAGTGGGCGCGAGAAGCACAAAAATTTGGGCTAGAGCCTATTTTGGCTTTTGAAAGTGTACAGGATTGGCAAACCGAGCTTTCTTCCCAGCTTTATCAAATTCGCATAGGAAGTCAAAAATTTCTTACTGTGATTACTACGAATGCAACGTTAATGGGGCAGGGTTTACAATCGCAGTTGCGTTATCTCCCAGAGAAAACTCTAATTATTGGGGATGAGGCTCATAATCTTGGGGCGCGGCGATTAGAGGCAAGCCTACCCCGAAATATAGGACTACGTTTGGCTCTATCTGCTACTCCAGAACGATATTTTGATGATGCAGGCACTCAAGCTTTACTCAACTACTTCGGTCCAGTCCTTCAGCCCGAGTTCACGTTGGCTGATGCGATCCAACAGGGAGCGTTGGTTCATTATCTGTACTACCCGATCTTAGTGGAACTCACTGAACGGGAAGCTGAGACCTATGTCAGCCTGACTGTAAAAATCGGACAGATGATATCGTTACGTTCTGAAGGGGAAGAAAATGAGGGGCTTACCGCGCTCCTGATGCAACGAGCACGGTTGATTGGGTCTGCGGCCAACAAGCTCACAGCACTAAGAGAGCTTATGCATAGTCGTCCGAATACGCAGCACACCCTTTTCTACTGTGGGGACGGCTCGGTTGAAGATGAAACTAGTGAGGAGAGTAGACGGCAGTTGGAGGCTGTGACGCGACTGCTAGGGAACGAGCTGGGCTTTCGGGTCAATACCTACACAGCGGAAACTCCTCTGGAGAATCGGGAAAAACTCCGTGATCAACTGGAGCGTGGTGAACTACAGGGCTTGGTGGCTATTCGGTGTCTTGATGAGGGCGTGGATATCCCAGCCATCCGAACCGCAGTGATCCTGGCGAGTAGTGGTAATCCGCGTCAATTTATCCAGCGGCGGGGGCGAATTTTGAGACCTACTCCCGGCAAAAAGCGGGCTACCCTCTTTGATATGATTGTCGTCCCCCCGGATCTGGACCGGGCTACCCTGGAAGTGGAGCGAAGCTTGATGCGCCGGGAATTGCAGCGCTTTGTAGAGTTTGCGGATTTGGCGGATAACAGCGGAGAAGCGCGGAGAAAGCTCCTCCCTCTACAAGAAAAATATGGACTGATGGACTTGTAG
- a CDS encoding HNH endonuclease, translating to MKQVEKNLNFYLDKFSKLKVDLSRGSAPYKPVLLLSVIELIGQGIIVNNQIPISPELIATYLKYKNCLSEIKFQADLAQPFYFMKSEGFWHLKPRPNHEIITERLNTLKKLREHIQYAYLDNKLFILLQDQIARNSLTDAIVTRWFPRKTAEIEELLQINSFQEFQDRLRERGGVIYDIKEAVDEEISIVRDAGFRRTVISLYDYRCVFCKLRVINLSQNIVDGAHIKPFSRFFDNRFSNGISLCKNHHWAFDQGWFAIEDNYTIKVSANIWEDSPNSRLMCDFEGELIFLPQNSQFLPDIDALSWHRENIFNQGERLLLY from the coding sequence ATGAAACAAGTAGAGAAGAATTTGAATTTTTATTTAGATAAATTTTCCAAGTTAAAAGTAGATTTATCAAGAGGATCAGCACCTTATAAGCCTGTCTTGTTACTATCTGTAATCGAGCTTATTGGTCAGGGTATTATTGTAAACAATCAAATTCCTATTTCTCCTGAGCTGATTGCTACTTATCTAAAATATAAAAACTGCCTCAGTGAAATTAAATTTCAAGCTGATCTGGCACAACCTTTTTATTTCATGAAAAGTGAAGGATTTTGGCATCTCAAACCCCGGCCTAATCATGAGATTATTACTGAACGGCTGAACACGTTAAAGAAACTTAGGGAGCATATTCAGTATGCTTATTTAGACAATAAGTTATTCATACTACTACAAGATCAGATTGCTAGAAACAGTTTGACCGATGCAATTGTTACCCGCTGGTTTCCTCGCAAGACAGCAGAAATTGAAGAACTATTACAGATCAATTCATTTCAGGAATTTCAGGATCGCCTGCGAGAGCGTGGCGGAGTTATTTATGATATTAAGGAAGCAGTAGACGAGGAAATATCTATCGTGCGTGATGCTGGTTTTCGCAGGACTGTTATTTCTTTGTATGACTATAGATGTGTTTTTTGCAAGCTGCGTGTTATTAATCTCAGCCAAAACATTGTAGACGGTGCTCATATCAAGCCATTCTCAAGATTTTTTGATAACCGTTTTAGCAACGGAATATCATTATGTAAAAATCATCACTGGGCTTTTGATCAAGGTTGGTTTGCTATTGAAGACAACTATACAATAAAAGTTTCTGCCAATATATGGGAAGATTCCCCAAATTCAAGATTAATGTGTGATTTTGAAGGAGAGCTAATCTTTCTCCCACAGAATAGCCAATTTCTCCCAGATATTGATGCGCTAAGTTGGCATCGAGAAAATATTTTTAACCAAGGCGAGCGATTGCTACTGTACTGA
- a CDS encoding cytochrome b N-terminal domain-containing protein, with amino-acid sequence MKMIQVQKDNFRQWLPYLSTLTFTFLALALVTGFLLSARFVPSTEAYTSTKAITDEASFGWLIRGVHWWASSLALIMSLLFTTLAYWFGAYGIKTRWLWWSGLLVGLMLLGGNVTGYYLPLDQNAYWRLIIEAQLFHQVPVLGPAIQNFLLGGESFSSATIARLNWLHTLVLPVLTVIAMASHLYAAKQSKTL; translated from the coding sequence ATGAAAATGATCCAGGTGCAGAAAGACAACTTCCGTCAGTGGCTGCCCTACCTGTCCACTTTGACCTTCACGTTCCTGGCGCTGGCTTTGGTTACGGGTTTTTTACTTTCGGCTCGGTTTGTTCCTTCGACAGAAGCCTACACTTCGACCAAAGCGATCACGGATGAGGCTTCTTTTGGTTGGCTGATCCGGGGGGTACACTGGTGGGCAAGTTCGCTGGCACTCATCATGAGTCTGCTTTTTACGACGCTGGCTTACTGGTTTGGAGCCTATGGCATCAAGACCCGTTGGCTATGGTGGTCCGGGCTTTTGGTCGGGCTGATGCTCCTGGGGGGCAATGTCACCGGCTACTACCTGCCTTTGGACCAAAATGCCTACTGGCGGCTCATTATTGAGGCCCAACTCTTCCATCAGGTGCCCGTCTTAGGTCCGGCGATCCAAAATTTTCTACTGGGGGGTGAATCTTTCAGCAGTGCTACTATCGCTCGTCTGAACTGGCTCCATACCCTGGTCCTTCCAGTCCTGACGGTGATTGCCATGGCCTCGCACCTCTATGCCGCGAAGCAGAGTAAAACGCTCTAA
- a CDS encoding transglutaminase-like domain-containing protein: MQDLIRLLGDFKGSGLVWREDCFFTVDPGPGYLLAVDPSTGRTVVANGRTCMDWRGVTGLAMDGVGLWVLRENQILQVDLQDMTLLPYLELDGYAEGLALCGGYFWVSVQGEQSLHRYDRQGVRASFPAPGVGIAGLTGQGGDLWVSDQTEQTVYCLDPQTGQVRFSMLTPHEYPAGLTWVDEALYVVYNRTEYTIEEDPNLPAQQDIAQHIQTFIHHLRFEHHGHYTISNGYLVEMVYCEETATLDPVVLENLVWRIALPWDTPRQKVIHLEPIGHPFRQEIEGEQRTAVFEFARLECKEVRFFGWRALLELRGIRYHIAPQDLGYTIPPEIEAGYLDDDDRLAMDTPQVREAARRAVGSQTNPLDKMLAIRDFVYDRLYYYIDRGIAPPDVVLRQGHGSCGEYVGVLLALARLSGIPTRTCGRYKCPPRPDIFNYPLRPRYNHVWIEFYLPGFGWVPAESNADDTGNRPYPRRFFMALPWNHVELDKGTAFERINAQGYSLADLAVNHVQFTLLKELTP; this comes from the coding sequence ATGCAGGATTTGATTCGTCTTTTAGGCGACTTTAAGGGTAGCGGGCTCGTCTGGAGGGAGGATTGCTTTTTCACCGTCGATCCTGGCCCTGGTTATCTGCTCGCTGTTGACCCCAGCACCGGGCGGACTGTTGTCGCCAATGGGCGCACATGCATGGATTGGCGTGGGGTGACGGGCCTTGCGATGGACGGTGTGGGGCTGTGGGTGTTGCGCGAAAACCAAATCCTCCAAGTGGACCTACAGGATATGACCCTCCTTCCGTACCTGGAACTGGATGGTTATGCAGAGGGGCTGGCTTTATGTGGAGGGTATTTTTGGGTATCAGTCCAGGGGGAGCAGTCCTTGCACCGCTACGACCGGCAGGGAGTCCGAGCATCCTTCCCGGCTCCGGGCGTGGGGATCGCGGGCTTGACTGGTCAGGGCGGCGACTTGTGGGTGAGTGACCAGACCGAGCAGACGGTTTACTGCCTCGACCCCCAGACAGGCCAGGTCCGCTTTAGTATGCTGACGCCCCACGAGTATCCAGCTGGGCTCACCTGGGTAGATGAAGCACTTTATGTGGTCTACAACCGCACTGAGTACACGATAGAGGAAGACCCCAACCTCCCGGCCCAACAGGATATCGCCCAACATATCCAGACTTTTATTCACCACCTGCGCTTCGAGCACCACGGCCACTACACTATCTCCAACGGCTATTTGGTCGAGATGGTCTACTGCGAAGAGACCGCAACCCTCGACCCGGTGGTCCTGGAAAATCTGGTCTGGCGCATCGCCCTGCCTTGGGACACCCCCCGTCAAAAAGTCATCCACCTCGAACCTATCGGCCATCCTTTTCGCCAAGAGATCGAGGGCGAACAGCGCACCGCAGTCTTTGAGTTTGCGCGTCTGGAGTGTAAGGAGGTCCGCTTCTTTGGCTGGCGTGCCCTCCTGGAGTTGCGGGGCATCCGCTACCACATTGCCCCCCAAGACCTGGGCTACACGATTCCACCGGAGATCGAGGCGGGATATCTGGACGACGATGACCGTCTGGCTATGGACACCCCCCAAGTCCGCGAAGCCGCCCGACGAGCGGTGGGCAGTCAGACCAATCCCCTGGATAAAATGCTTGCCATCCGCGACTTTGTCTATGACCGGCTGTACTACTACATCGACCGGGGCATCGCACCCCCGGATGTAGTGCTACGTCAGGGGCACGGCTCCTGTGGTGAATACGTCGGGGTCCTCCTGGCGCTGGCCCGCCTCAGCGGTATTCCCACACGCACCTGTGGGCGCTACAAATGCCCCCCCCGGCCCGACATCTTCAACTATCCGCTACGGCCTCGCTATAACCACGTCTGGATTGAGTTTTACCTGCCGGGTTTCGGCTGGGTGCCCGCTGAGTCCAACGCCGATGACACGGGCAACCGCCCCTATCCACGCCGCTTCTTTATGGCTTTGCCCTGGAACCATGTCGAACTGGACAAAGGCACGGCCTTTGAACGCATCAACGCCCAGGGCTATTCCCTTGCGGATCTAGCCGTCAACCACGTCCAGTTCACCCTCCTCAAAGAACTAACCCCTTAA
- a CDS encoding Hsp20/alpha crystallin family protein, translating to MAIVRWEPLREMDRMRRQMDRLFEDILGGDGGETQEGIYMPAVEFREQERAYILRTMLPGIRKEDVDVEVTQEAVTIRAESRFEKTEEREVTHRSEFRYGRYVRQLALPGAIETEQVQANYQDGILTLTLPKAAQSRARKVQVFSSGTSIPASGQG from the coding sequence ATGGCTATTGTTCGTTGGGAACCCTTGCGTGAAATGGACAGAATGCGTCGGCAAATGGACCGCTTGTTTGAGGACATCTTGGGCGGGGATGGCGGCGAGACCCAAGAAGGTATTTACATGCCTGCGGTGGAGTTTAGAGAACAGGAGCGCGCGTATATCCTGCGTACCATGCTGCCCGGAATCCGCAAGGAAGACGTAGACGTAGAGGTTACTCAGGAAGCCGTCACTATCCGCGCCGAGAGCCGCTTCGAGAAAACGGAGGAGCGGGAGGTCACGCACCGCAGCGAGTTTCGCTATGGTCGTTATGTGCGTCAATTGGCGCTTCCGGGTGCGATTGAGACCGAACAGGTCCAAGCTAACTATCAGGATGGCATTCTGACGTTGACTTTGCCCAAGGCAGCCCAAAGCCGCGCGCGTAAGGTCCAGGTTTTCTCCAGCGGCACTTCGATTCCGGCTAGCGGGCAGGGCTAG
- a CDS encoding tetratricopeptide repeat protein, protein MSIPNPRYKRLQQILTGVFSAVVVLGGSGLQAQDPTPDGQLVLQEGNRKLRSQDYPGAIADYTRALSLRKDLTAAYYNRGVAKSQLDDFSGAMADFTQALKLKPDLLEAYQLRGLLRAKTGDQQGAVADFTRALTINPDYAEAYYYRAEALHQLAQETRALADYTRSLELNPGDAYAHLNRGVVYGKLGNKPQEIEDYDQALKLNPNFVEAYINRGAARRSLGNRTGALADYTEALRLKPDSAETYYNRGATYYQEGDYTKALADYTQALKLKPDFGEAYYNRGSIRAARGDKEGALVDFKQAEQIFQGQGKQAYYQRVLERLKKLQP, encoded by the coding sequence ATGTCCATACCAAACCCCCGCTATAAGCGGCTCCAGCAAATTCTGACCGGGGTCTTCTCTGCCGTGGTTGTCCTTGGCGGGTCAGGTCTTCAGGCCCAAGACCCCACTCCTGACGGGCAACTTGTCCTCCAAGAAGGTAACCGCAAACTCCGCAGCCAGGACTATCCGGGCGCGATTGCAGACTACACCCGGGCGCTCAGTCTGCGTAAGGATTTGACTGCGGCCTACTACAACCGGGGGGTAGCTAAGAGCCAACTTGATGACTTCTCAGGAGCCATGGCCGATTTCACCCAGGCGCTCAAGCTCAAGCCGGACTTGCTTGAGGCGTACCAGTTACGGGGGCTGCTCCGGGCCAAGACCGGGGATCAGCAGGGGGCGGTAGCCGATTTCACCCGTGCCCTTACCATCAACCCCGACTACGCCGAAGCCTACTACTACCGGGCGGAAGCGCTGCATCAGCTAGCCCAAGAAACCAGGGCTCTAGCAGACTACACCCGCAGTCTGGAACTCAACCCCGGTGACGCCTACGCCCATCTCAACCGGGGTGTGGTCTATGGCAAACTAGGCAACAAGCCCCAAGAGATTGAAGACTATGACCAAGCGCTCAAGCTCAATCCCAATTTTGTCGAAGCCTATATCAATCGGGGGGCCGCCCGCCGCAGCCTGGGCAACCGCACTGGAGCCCTAGCGGACTACACGGAGGCGCTCAGGCTCAAGCCCGACTCCGCTGAAACCTACTACAACCGAGGCGCGACCTACTACCAAGAGGGTGACTACACCAAAGCTCTGGCAGACTACACGCAAGCGCTCAAGCTCAAGCCTGATTTCGGGGAAGCCTACTATAACCGGGGGAGCATTCGAGCGGCTCGAGGGGACAAAGAGGGGGCGCTGGTGGACTTTAAGCAAGCCGAGCAAATCTTTCAGGGGCAGGGGAAGCAAGCCTATTACCAGCGGGTCTTGGAGCGCCTCAAAAAGCTTCAGCCCTGA
- a CDS encoding AAA family ATPase, which yields MKLISIKLYNFRQFYGKTPEIFLATGEERNTTIIFGNNGSGKTGLLNAFTWVLYESFTKAFASPGNLVNQRAVAEAKSGDKVDCSVDISFEHDNRRYRARRQCHLFKGEGATPSRSDLLLQVGDGAGRWEDYSQQSRDVIGRILPLSLHQYFFFDGERIEQIVRPDKKAEIAEATKKLLRVEVIDRSVRHLGEARKTLERNLQAIGDPETQRLLLEKEELEQERSECLERQEFLVDELDNQQLLKNRTRDLLRELEDVVELQRKRDDLEEQARTAEDRYKQSREKLGQLISTRGYTVFLADATQEFRALVENLRAKGELPVGIKRQFVRDLLNNHRCICEAPLLDGSHAYQCVTAWMEKAGLDDVEETAIRMGAQVDELDKRVPEFWREVDREQLNISQSRMLLSRLENQLEDIDDQLRQNPRENIRDIQNRLDKIESKIEEIAREQGTIEERIKILDRKIEDLDKQVSRHQMNEGKQLLTQRRIEVTLDAINRLKQVRSLVDQQFRLQLEEQVQKLFSQISFKPYIPRISENYELSLIESIDGQEIQVAASTGENQILSLAFIGSIIERVREWSKRNTLLGLEGSTFPIVMDSPFGSLDEVYRRQVSRSIPLLANQLIALVTKTQWRGEVEEEMAERIGREYVLTYYSPKPDCERDILVRRGREYALVRPSPSEFEYTEISEVSYGS from the coding sequence GTGAAACTGATTTCCATCAAGCTCTATAACTTTCGGCAGTTTTATGGTAAGACTCCCGAAATTTTCCTCGCAACAGGGGAGGAACGGAATACCACGATTATTTTTGGGAATAATGGCTCCGGGAAAACTGGGCTGCTAAATGCCTTTACCTGGGTGTTGTACGAAAGCTTTACCAAAGCCTTTGCCTCACCGGGAAATTTGGTCAACCAAAGGGCTGTGGCAGAGGCTAAGTCAGGAGACAAGGTGGACTGTTCAGTGGATATTAGTTTTGAACATGATAACAGACGCTACCGTGCCCGCCGTCAATGCCATTTATTTAAGGGGGAGGGGGCGACGCCTAGCCGAAGTGACCTTTTACTCCAAGTTGGTGATGGAGCAGGGCGCTGGGAAGATTATTCTCAACAATCTAGAGACGTGATTGGGCGAATTTTGCCGCTCAGTCTTCATCAATACTTTTTCTTTGATGGAGAGCGTATTGAACAAATTGTACGACCGGATAAAAAGGCTGAAATTGCCGAGGCTACTAAAAAATTGCTTCGGGTTGAGGTAATTGACCGCTCCGTTAGGCATTTGGGTGAAGCCCGAAAGACGCTGGAACGAAACCTCCAAGCCATTGGTGATCCCGAAACTCAACGCCTCCTTTTAGAAAAAGAGGAACTTGAACAGGAACGTAGTGAGTGTCTTGAGCGTCAAGAATTTTTAGTGGATGAACTGGATAATCAGCAACTGCTCAAAAACCGGACTCGTGATTTGTTACGGGAATTAGAAGATGTGGTCGAGTTGCAGCGCAAGCGAGATGACCTAGAAGAGCAAGCTCGTACTGCCGAAGATCGCTACAAACAGAGTAGGGAGAAACTTGGACAACTTATCTCCACTCGAGGTTATACAGTATTTTTAGCTGATGCTACTCAAGAATTTCGCGCCTTAGTAGAAAATTTACGGGCTAAAGGTGAGCTGCCTGTTGGAATTAAGCGTCAGTTTGTCCGTGATCTCCTGAATAATCATCGCTGTATCTGTGAAGCTCCCTTGTTGGATGGCTCTCATGCTTATCAATGTGTTACGGCTTGGATGGAGAAAGCGGGTTTAGATGATGTTGAAGAAACGGCGATCCGTATGGGTGCTCAGGTAGATGAACTGGATAAGCGAGTTCCTGAGTTTTGGCGTGAGGTGGATCGAGAACAGCTCAACATCAGTCAATCTAGAATGCTACTCTCCCGCCTAGAGAATCAGCTTGAGGATATTGATGACCAACTGCGCCAGAACCCCCGAGAGAATATCCGTGATATCCAAAATCGGCTGGACAAGATCGAGTCTAAAATTGAAGAAATCGCTCGTGAGCAGGGAACAATTGAAGAGCGAATTAAAATACTTGACCGTAAGATCGAAGATTTAGATAAACAGGTGTCTCGTCATCAAATGAACGAAGGGAAGCAACTTCTTACTCAAAGGCGGATCGAAGTGACGCTCGATGCTATCAATCGGCTCAAGCAGGTTCGTTCTTTGGTGGATCAACAATTTCGTCTGCAATTGGAAGAGCAAGTACAGAAATTGTTTAGCCAGATTTCTTTTAAGCCTTATATTCCCAGGATTAGCGAGAACTATGAGTTGTCGTTGATAGAGTCTATTGATGGGCAAGAGATCCAGGTTGCTGCTTCTACCGGAGAGAACCAGATTTTGAGTTTAGCGTTTATTGGTAGCATCATTGAGCGTGTTCGGGAATGGAGTAAGCGGAATACTTTGCTCGGTCTTGAAGGCAGTACATTTCCTATTGTAATGGATTCACCTTTTGGTAGTTTGGATGAGGTTTATCGTCGGCAAGTTTCTCGGTCTATTCCTCTTTTGGCAAATCAGTTGATAGCGTTGGTGACTAAGACGCAGTGGCGAGGAGAAGTGGAAGAGGAAATGGCTGAGCGGATTGGTAGAGAGTATGTTCTCACTTACTATTCTCCTAAGCCTGATTGTGAGCGTGATATCTTGGTAAGAAGGGGGAGAGAGTATGCCCTCGTAAGGCCAAGTCCCAGTGAGTTTGAATACACTGAGATTTCGGAGGTGAGCTATGGTAGCTAA
- a CDS encoding Uma2 family endonuclease produces MVANLSTVTKIETDTWVRATWEEFLRVAYNPVYLQGRSYYDLGHMRIEMAALGSSHGHDNALLSIILTLFTTLKKIRVQQFLNTSFRREGLQECQPDCAFYIGDDFKVLPRGNSPIDVDLVGAPSLIIEIGASSINDDLGRKRVLYERLGVREYWAVDVAVAEVFAFSVAEGRSGRIEVSEVLSGLAMATVEEALRRGWQEDDAAIGQWLMELFV; encoded by the coding sequence ATGGTAGCTAACCTGAGTACTGTAACCAAAATTGAAACGGATACTTGGGTGCGAGCAACCTGGGAAGAGTTTCTGCGCGTTGCCTATAACCCTGTTTATCTTCAGGGTCGGAGTTATTACGATCTTGGTCACATGAGGATTGAAATGGCGGCGCTAGGTTCGTCTCATGGTCATGATAATGCTCTACTTTCGATAATTCTTACGCTCTTTACGACTTTGAAAAAGATTCGGGTACAACAGTTTTTGAATACTAGTTTTCGGAGAGAAGGGCTTCAAGAATGTCAGCCGGATTGCGCCTTTTATATTGGGGATGATTTCAAAGTTCTACCGCGTGGTAATTCTCCCATAGATGTGGATCTTGTGGGAGCACCTTCTTTAATTATCGAGATTGGTGCTTCTTCGATCAATGATGACTTGGGGCGTAAGCGGGTGTTGTATGAGCGGTTGGGGGTGCGTGAATATTGGGCGGTGGATGTGGCAGTCGCGGAGGTTTTTGCCTTCTCAGTAGCGGAGGGGCGTAGTGGGCGGATTGAAGTGTCTGAGGTATTATCCGGGTTGGCTATGGCTACGGTTGAGGAAGCGTTGCGGCGGGGATGGCAGGAGGATGATGCAGCAATTGGTCAGTGGTTGATGGAACTTTTTGTGTGA
- a CDS encoding cofactor assembly of complex C subunit B, translating to MECGLAPRPSDVDTVVTEIAFYSTLALTLLIAVGLFFFIRASVKDRTKQETFLSEVAPETLDTRLAHYFQRRAYRLVDSGAVRVYEGIVQPSRFLAVFLSVLALCGLGSVALVLAVLVPVLGGWWFLLVVLSPLAGAFYWRRALRPERVLLQLISGEQVTQIHVKAHRDELEKFKAALGFES from the coding sequence ATGGAGTGCGGTTTAGCTCCACGACCCAGCGATGTTGACACCGTGGTCACTGAAATTGCCTTCTATTCGACGCTTGCTCTGACTTTGCTCATCGCCGTGGGCCTGTTTTTCTTCATCCGGGCATCGGTCAAAGACCGCACCAAGCAGGAGACGTTCCTCAGTGAGGTTGCCCCGGAGACACTGGATACCCGCCTTGCGCATTACTTCCAGCGCCGTGCTTACCGACTGGTCGATTCAGGCGCAGTCCGAGTCTACGAGGGAATCGTCCAACCCAGCCGCTTCCTGGCAGTTTTTCTCTCTGTGCTGGCCTTGTGTGGTTTGGGGAGCGTGGCGTTGGTCCTGGCGGTGCTGGTTCCGGTGCTGGGCGGGTGGTGGTTTTTACTGGTGGTGCTCAGCCCCCTAGCAGGCGCATTTTACTGGCGACGTGCCCTACGCCCGGAAAGAGTTCTGCTGCAACTCATATCGGGTGAGCAGGTTACCCAGATTCATGTAAAGGCCCACCGTGATGAACTGGAGAAATTTAAAGCGGCCCTGGGCTTTGAGTCTTAG